The DNA segment TTTTGAACTTTCTGGGAAAGATGTGTGGAGTAGTTAGTTGTGCAAATTGTTTTTGAAACTCTGATGAATAGTTTTGAATCTCATGTATCAGATCCTGCTGAAGGTTTATTATTTAGTTCAGAAAAATGTACTAGTATTCTAGTGAATCTGCCAGGAACATTTTGTTGAAAGTGGAGTGGGAACGATTTAACCAGTTCTCTGTTTCAGATGGTACTTTATCTTGCAGAAGCAAGTCGAAGTTTTGGATGCACGGAAATATTCAAAGAGCCTTCAAAATTTGCCTGGTCAGATTGCTATGCTGATCATTTTGTGGTACCCTACCACCGGATTGTTTTAGTGACCAATAGACGAGTAATGCTACTGCAGGTTGTTACTAACTCATctttatttgttattattatttttcttttgtctGAGTTTCTTGTTCATCCCTTGTACTCTTTGTTTTACTTTATTATTGACTCCATGCTTTGCCATGTGAGAAGTGTGCAGCTCCTGATAGGATGGAGAAAAAACCATGCAAGATTATGTGGGATGTGCCATGGGAAAATATTTTGGCACTCGAGTTGGCGAAAGCTGGTTACCAAAGACCTTCTCATCTAATAGTCCATCTAAAAAGCTTTAGTAGAGCTGAGAATTTTGTTCGGGTGATAAAATGTAATACAGAAGAAACTCCAGAGGGAGAACCACAAGCAGTTCAAATCTGTTCAATTGTGCGCAAGATGTTGAAGGCAAACCAGAATGACATAATGAGCTTAATGGTACTGGTGTGAATATCTCCTTAAActgatatataaattaaagaagCAATTGAGTTATTATATGTAATGTTATTTTCGATGATTCAGGTTGCTTCAGGCCAAAAACACGAGTCTTCTGCGCGGAATGAAATCGATGGTAAAGACCCTCAGAAACGAAAAAGAGGTATTATCACATCAACAGAGCTTTCTTCCGGATCTGTTTCAGGTGAGTGGAGATTTGTGAAACATTGTATCAACTTTACAAAGGTATGGAGCAGTGAGCAAGAATCAAAAGGTCGTTGCACACTTTGTCGGAAGCAGGTGATTTATTTGATATAAATGTTTTTACAGTTATTTTCCAGGTAGTGGCAACATTGGAAAACCGAGATCTCCTAAATAAATTTCCTTTCTTGTAGAGCTCGGACAGCAGAGAAATGTGTAGTGTCTGGCGGCCTGTTTGTCCAGAAGGGTAAGTACCAATGGATCATTACTATCGGTGTCACATTTCCTGCCCTCCTCTTTATTGATCATGtcttaatttgaaattttttgctTGTCTTATTTGTTGAGTTTGGTTTGCTGGAATCTGGGTTTAATCTGCTAAGTCAAATACAAAATGTTTAGATGCAATTATTTGCCAGCATTTTGATATTTTACCAAGGTTGAAAAAGTGTTTGTTACTACGAGGAGTTTGTTACAAGTCCTTTGAACTTATCTCTGTAGTCAGCAAAACAATGTAGACAAGTTCTGAAACAAATTATCCTGTACTCTTGACTTAAGACACTGGGTGTCGATATTTTTTAAGTTGGCTGAACTGTCTTTTTTAATGTCTAAAATCTAGTTTCTCTTATTCTATgactaaaatcaaaataaaaattattttgcatGCCATTGATGCCATCAATGTTATCGTTGATGTCTCTTGATCCAAATATGGCGTAATTACTTCAGGTACATTGCAATTGGAGATATAGCTCGTCTTGGCAGCCATCCTCCCAATGTTGCAGCTGTATATTGTTTTTCTGATCAATTGTTTGCTCTTCCAATTGGTTATGACCTGGTAAGGTTTTTCTCGGATCTTTGTTTAGCTGGCTTAAATCTTTGAAACTGTCTCAAGGTTTAGCTTGCAGCAATGCTTTGGCAGTTTCTCTATATGGTCTTTCGGTTTCTTGGTTCTCAGTAAATGTTTTAGCATAGACGCGTGCCTTTCTGGACTGTCCTTAGAAATGATGTTATTATCCGATCCACAGGAGGTTCTAAAAATTCACTCCAAATTTTTCTAAAAGTGATATTAGTAGATGTGACATTTTTTAGctggaaatttttggaaaattaattTCTGACATGTTATCGTGCCAGGTATCAAAGGTTCAAAATCCCTGTGCCCTAAATCCACatgtaaattttgaaaattaattttaagaatatattCCCAACCATCGATTTACACAGGAGGGGCAGTATCTGTTAGCAACCAGAATTTAGTATTGAAATTATATTGCAAATTCAATATAGACTTGTATCCTCTAGCAAAAATGCTAGTATCCCCTAGCAAAAGCTAGTTACAAAATAAGAACAATAATCGAATGACTAACAACTTCCCTTCTTCACATTCTTATTTACTTCTCTCTAGAGGCTTCTAAGGCCTATTTACTCTTGGGCCTATTTGGATCTAGGCCCAATAGTAATCGGTTCCCTAACAGTATCTCTGACTGGTTTGATGTAATCTCTTTGGTGGGTATTCATATCTCCAAACCTTATGCCAAGCATCCGTGTTTTGGCCTTGATTACCCTAGGAAATTCCAGCTTTCTCTAGCGCGTTTGTATTCAGAAGATCATATAACTTAGACTTTTGATTAAGACGAAATAGCTTTTGTTTCTGGTCGTTCTTTAACTATGTTAGCTATTGCTTGGGATCGGAGGACTGTAAGGTTTTCTTCTGCCTGAACTGTTATCAGATGACCGTGAACGatgtattttattttctgatgATGGCTGGAGCTTTACAATTCCAAAAACCTTCTTTGTGCAGGTGTGGAGAAATTGCTTAGATGACTACAAAAGTCCTGTATCAATTTGGCTACCACGTGCGCCTGAGGGTTATATATCACTTGGATGTGTTGCCGTACAAAATTATGCAGAGCCAGAACTGGACTTGGTGCACTGCATCTCTGAACATCTTGTGGAGGAAACTACATTTGAAGACCAAAAGGTTTGGTCTGCACCTGAGTCGTATCCATGGGCATGTCATATATACCAATCATGCAGTGATGCTCTTCCATTTGTTGCCTTGAGACAACCTAGGGAAGAATCTGACTGGAAGCCAAGAAGGGTTGTTGATGACCCGCTTCCGCCGAGTCTAGAAGCATCTGATGCTCAATGATTTTGTAGTTTAAATGTATTTTAGCTTCCAAATTGAGCTAGTTAGCggaagaaaaacaaaacattACAGTTGGATGGAATTAGGTTGGGGTCTGCTTGCTCGCGGCTGTGTAAACGTGTTTCTTGTCGGGATCGGATTGCCGGATGAGAGATTTGCAAGTATGACTGGTGTATGTCTAGTGTTCTTTTTTTACACTCTCAAACATGAGGAGGCAAATGCAAAAATCCACTGAGCGCACACACATACTTAGCAGGTGACATATCCAAGCCAAATAAAATATACTGATATAGTTTAAACTATTGGATTGTACATTATATAATATGGGCAACCATAtggttttttattaataaatgcaattataatcaaatttaaatttttaaataaattttaattattatatgttAATTTAAATTCTATATTTATCGCTGTTGTAAATTGTATGTTTGATGTTTAATTAGAAACTAGTGATTGCcgcgcaaaaaaaaaaaggtttttgCGCTCATAAATAATTTGTCTAATAATATTTTTGCGCCCCATGAATAATTTATGTcgtctaaaaataaataaataaatagttttttatattttaaattgaaaaaataatgtTGAAAGGTGGTTGCTATaactaataaataataaatttattgaacatacaaaacaaagggtttttttatttattaatttgatCAATGTAATTGTTCCAAGAGGTTCATATATTGTTATCTAGCATAATATTTCATTCGTCTCActcattagttttttttttcattcgtCTTAAATATATAGTTTATTTTTCACATTTAATGTATATCTCTTATTTGTTTATCAATTTatctttattaaattaatatcattaactatttgtataattattttattatattaaaattttcattaaataagagtaatatagaaaaaaaaattctaaagttACTTTCTCAAACACTTTCTTAATATATGTGAAAATATGCATTGCCTAATGATATGTGACAGGGAATATATTATCGTtgcattaattatttaaacaaattatttttttagaattacATTAATATTAACCTTcatatatattgataaattaATATAGATTAATATGTTGTTTGTTtatatatcaaatcaaattattattattatttataatcatgaaaaaaaaattaattaagtaaTTAAAAGAAGTTATTACCAATGCAGGGAATGGGGGGATCAAAATAGCGTCCCATTTGGAGCATCCCTTCACTAAAATAgctctttcttttttctttttttttttctctgtaGTCTAAAATAGCACTATTTTAATGTAGGGTTGAAGAGGTTTTAGTGTTGAAAAATGGGTAGAATATGTGTTCATGTGGTGCAGTGCAATATATCGTGTCCCCATTTGAGCATCTTCCCGTACTAAAATTGTGctattttatattttagtaCAATGTTGAACGGAAACTAAAACAAATTTAGACAATCCGAAAAACCAAATCAAGCCGTTGGCTTGGATTGGTTTTTGTTAATCACAGTTGAAATCGGTTTTAAAATCAATCAAATCGATATAATTGGCTTAGTTCAAAGTTCATATGTAAAAGAATCTAAAGCAAACCGATTTTATACATATGGAAATTAAATCActcttattttaaaatatcttactatattattaaaaaagaaCATCACTTAGTaaccgaattaaaattaatttaatgaagccaaagacgaaatatctaaaatacccttaaaaaaagaacaaaatctctatctttattttaaattcatttgTCCATTATAATCTTCATTTTCGtgctttcattttattttcaaatttaaatctatatctctattttaaaatttatttatccatTATAATATCTATTTTTgtgcattcattttattttcaaatttaaattgatttgaaaaaaataattaagacatatatataataaataatatttatattttaatcacacacacaactcattttattttcaaatttaaaatgatttgaaaaaaacatataatatatgtatacaataaataatattcatattttaatctcAGACGCGactaataatttattataatttttcaaCTGAAGAAACTAAAtcagtaaaaaaaatttattgaaataaataacaatataattatatatgaaAATGAAAATACTAATTTAAGTAACATATACAAATCCTCAAAACGAATGGATATCAAATTATCAATTACACCAGATCATTTAATAAATTATCAGTGAGTGTGAGTGCAATGAATAGTTATAGAGTTAGTTCCCTTACGCGGCACCTGTAATCGCCATAATTTTCTTGATAAGAGATACCACAAAGTCACTGTCTCCACACGCCTGATCTAATCTTCTCTTCATCTTCGAAGGAGAAAAATCGCAAGATTCCACCGTCACTAGCTAATGGCGGTTCTAAGCTTCCAAGCTATCATTTTGCCATCTGTTGGCCACTGTTGTAGTCGAAGAAACAGTCATTTCAATGGCGTCAGCATGATCCGATGTGGGATTGCAGAGGCGTCGGGGGAACCGGCTCCCATGGGGCAGAAGACCAAGTACAATGACGGGGTGTTTGAGAAGGTTTTCATGATTCTGTTTGCGCGGAAGATGTCGAAATTCGCCAGAGGTGGGAGCAAGGAAACTGGGTGGTTGGATTATGATTATGATTCGTTTGTTGAAGTGTCCAAGAGAGTTATGGATGGAAGGTCGCGCCACCAGCAGCAGCAAGTGGTGCGAGAGGTGCTTCTTTCCATGCTTCCTCCTGGTGCACCTGCGCAAGTATGCCACTTTTGATCCTGCTTATATAAGTTATATTGCATCCTGTTTCAGATTGATGGCTAAAATATTTTGTATTCTGAATATTGTGTTTTGCTTTTGCAGTTCAGAAAATTATTCCCACCAACGAAGTGGGCGGCAGAATTCAATGCAGCCATAACAGTACCCTTCTTCCACTGGTTAGTTGGTCCCTCTGAGGTATAATTACATGCTCAAGTACTTCACTACGCAATTTCTATGTTTTACAGGAACTGATTGGTGCAAATAATGCATAGCACAATGGCTTTTGTATCTCATTACTATATGTTATAGTTGTGGTTCGATGTCGTCTGTAGTAACTAGTAAAGCAGTCGACTCAATTCATGGTTTATATAGCTTTCTGTGATAAAAATACAAGTGCGTGCTATAGGTTGTGGAAGTGGAAGTTAATGGAGTGAAGCAAAAAAGTGGAGTCCACATTAAGAAATGCAGGTATATTATTTGTTCCTTTGCTTTTGCATGAATTTGGTTAGGTTTGTTTCATGTCAACTAACTTGTTCCATGTATCAAGGTACCTGGAGAACAGTGGGTGCGTAGGAATGTGCATAAACATGTGTAAAATACCTACACAAGATTTCTTCACCAACGAGTTCGGCCTGCCACTAACCATGACTCCTAGTATGTCAGTTACATCTTTCCTTCATGTGTTCTGGTGGACTTGGATTTATTGATTCTGTAATGTATTTGAGTTCTCCACTTAGTGAAACATAGAATGGATTGTTCCCAAAAGGTCTCGAACTTATGAACTCTATGATGATACCTAGCCCGGAACCATTTCTTCTTAAAGCTCAAACTATTTTGTGGGAAGTAGGCCagcctcaaattgatatacatcaaaatttgaaataaatgaCAAAATCACGACGGAATTCAATTGCAGTGTGAAATTCCATAACCCAAATGGATGTTTTTGTGTGTTTGTGCAGCTATAATCAGTTTCATTCATGGTACAGATTTTGAAGATATGAGTTGTGAGATGGTGTATGGACAAGTTCCACCGTCATTTGAGGAGGATCCAGCATCCAAACAACCTTGTCTAGTGGATTTCTGTAAGTTTATTAACTATATATGTTTTGGTTTCGAAGTATGTAGCAAATTTTTTTCTGAGATAGACTCTCCAGGCTCCTTGGCGAATCCAAATTCCAGTTTCTGCCACAAACTGAAAGCATGAAATGATGAGATATACAAGAAGTATGAACCTTCTTGATGAGGTTTTGGTGGCAGTAGTTTTACTACGCCTAAATTAGTACATATACGGTAGAGATATACTACAGGAACTGTTAATAttcttttttctattttttttcaacACAGTAACTCTTATATATTCTTTTTTAATTGTATTTGTATAGTGTTTCTCATACTCGCAGCAAATTCGGCTATTGTTTTTTTCAGTTTATGTTGAAAATGTCAGTTTCTGTTTGAAATTGTATTCAGTCGATTTCTCTCATTGGAAACGTTATGGTAGAAATATTTAACTGGTAACttgataaaaattaaaataggtGAAATTTGTTGAAGAGAGCTTTGAAACCCATAACttttttttatcttcaaaaaagaaaaaaaaacccttAACTTTTCGAGTATTAAGTGCATGCCTGCAAATCAATGTTTCATACAGAGACGTTATAGAGAACCAATAAACCGAGGATAATTTGAGAAATAACAAAAACTGGAAACTTTTATGGCACCATCCTAAAATCAAAAGCTTCATGAATAGTCCAAAAAGGCTCAAATCTTTCCACAAAATATGCCACACTAGCAGCAAACAAGCCATTTTGGGCATTGGCATTTCCGTCcataaatttgaagaaaaaacaGAATTTTTCGTGCATAAAAACCAGATGATTActttcatcctagtgtatctctcCAATCTTTGGCTTGACTGGCATTTAAAAACTATCATTCGTTGGTATATGCAACAAGAACTCATTGGGACCATGTGGACAAAAAGGAAAGATCACACGCCAAAATTTTTTATCAACTCATCATACAAGggaaaaaggaaaagagacgAGTGATGAACCACACATATTAAACCGATGGTCATTATCATCTGCTGGTTCGAGGATTTTTATCAACAACATACAGAGGTGGTCTTGAAACCTGTGAAATTTTACACTACTGATTCAATTCACGTATATAAAAGcacgtaaaaaaaaaagagtaagaAAGAAAAAGTACAAAATGTGACATCAACCTCATTCTTCTCCAAATATCCTCCACATTATGGGCAGCTCACAACTCAAACTCGTCATCGAGCTTCAGTTGCTCAGctgcagcctcctcttcttcatcatcaatAACGAAATACGGATTGTGAGCCTCAGGCTTGAACTTGTACCCCGTGAACATGTAGAATGCCAGTGTAGCCACCTCCCCTGCCACAATGCTAGTCCAGAGATACTTATATGAAGTAATAGTCTCCAGCGCATAAACCACAACCCGCGTAAAGTATATGTAGCATATCACCACAATGTAATACTGCCTGAATAAAGtcaacttcatcaaattcacGGCAGCCTTCCCGTCTGTCCTTGCAGCCTCCCGCAAATTCTTGATGGACCAAACGATTGGGAACAGCACAGCGCAACAACATACAACATCAACAAGCAAAAACACTTGTTTCCAAGTCACCCAATCCTGACCGAATGGACCTGTTTCATCGATCACAACTTGCGCTATGTTCGCAACCACCTGAAGTGGAATCACAATCATGAGCACCTTCTTCTCCTTATCTTGCAAATAAGGTTTCAAGAACGACCACCCCGTCCCAATCAAGACAATCAAAGTAAACAGAGTAATACCCTTCAAGAAACTAAAAATGTAAAACAACACATCCCACCCGTGGGCAGACCCCGTGCGCTTGATATAAGATTTATCCTCAGCCTCGCAAAGCAAATTCAACGCTTTCAAAACCACCACGGACAACATAAAGAAATGGATCCCAAAGACAGTCAACCTCTTCTTGTACAGCACACTGATCCAATACGcagacaaaacaaaataaatcatgGAGAATAGGAAATAAACCCTAGGCAAGACCGTTTTACCCGCCGAGAGATAATCACGCCTATCGGACTTGCCGCCCTCCAGGTTGTACATGGCGGAGCGCACATTCATGGAGATTTTAAGCTGAGGAAGGCAATTAGCAAAGACAAGAGTGTACTGATCCGCATCGGATTCAGGGTATAGCATATGCCACTCTGTGGGAATGGGATTGGGTAGGGCATCAAAGGTGAAGACTTTCTTGACTGAATCGGATCCCAACGCACAGGTGATCTCCGAATCCTCGATTTGCTGAAGTACATGGATCCAGGCGTCGCGAGTGCAGAGGAAGAAACCCAACTTGGAGAGGAAGGAGGTGTCGGGATTCGTCGGGCCGGACAGCGAGAGCTTGGTGATGTTGAGCTGGAGCTGACCCCGGTGCGTGAACCCGAACTCGTCGAAGGCGATTATCGGCCGATCATCGTTCCGAATCTCCGCGTGGCGGATCTCTGCTGCCGTCAGTGAAGCGACGGAGAAGAGAATCAGGAGAAGCAGAGacatgatgatatgatatgatatgataggAGGTGTGACGTATGAACCAAATTTTCAATTAATACTATTTATTCatttcaaatattattattatacttATATGCATCGTTTGTATAATATTAATAACCGTATTGGTGAAATAGTTGAgcttttgattattttattttatttttgtctaTCGATGTTTTTTTCATACATGCATGCATCGTTTGTGTGACCGTATTAGTGTGAATAGCTTAGCGTTTGATTACGTTTTTCATGTAAGTTGTTTTTATTAATCTTCAGAAATTATGATATACTTAATTCTGTCTTATTTTATATCTCATGTTTGTAtgatttattctttattttttaataagtgagatatgttgattaaattatattaaatatgattttgtaattttttatgttatatatttatcactattgatttatgcaaaaaaaaaaaatggaataattaatgcattctaaaccttaatttaaattattgcgtcaaatatttttttattttatatttgagattttctctcttattctccatgaaaaaataattatcatcatcatctttaaTAACAATTCTAGTGATACTATCTTCATCATATACTAACTACATTTGAGGACACAAAAATACATTATTTCATAATTATCTCTTTATATCCACTATCTCACTAAACCTCTAACTCACTCCATCTTttactttcaaaaaaaaaatacatataaaaaaaacttatatttTACATGCATTTTTCACTAGTAATTATAAAGAATGCGAGATTGAAGTTTTAATTAATAGAATAGGAGTATAAATCACAATTCATTTTATTATACTTTTAAAAAGATTGAATTTTTTTCTTATAATTGTTTAAGAAAAATGAtagattttgttgaaaatatatataaatatatattattatttattgttgaatgttgaaggttgaaagttgaaaattgagttgtaaaatattgaaaattagtgtgtgatgatgtaattaatgatgtattaattttttactaatctccaattgagatctataaataggtctctccatttgtgtagaaaaacacaattgtgaagagagaaaaattttataaagtgtagaatttgataaattttgagtttttgagtttttactttttaccgtaaatttttactttttcacaacacgttatcagcacgatcgctcgaaggttctctatattttccgacgctccaaaatacaagaagaagtcaaaaatattcaacaagtaagaatttttattttactgtttatatttttattgtgtatatattaatatataatatcatgttatgaaaaaataagtttttttcaaaacttgttataaatcctgggaggatgttaagacgacatcccacactcccggtaagggatacgacaagtataaaagcctctaaggtttttaaacaataacgtgatatatatttattatgtatatatatattaactatattaatatataatttcatgttattatataaaaggttgtctatgacactaaccttataataacgtgatatgatatatattattgtgtatttatatactaaccatatttgtataatctcatgttattatataaaaggttgtctacgacaccgatcttataataatgtgatatgatatactatacctgactttatactaactatattggtataatttcacaacattatataaaaggctgtctacgacactgaccttataataatgtgatatgatatacataattatttaattatgattatcattatatgcattacatgattatcacgaatttttattcaacacatactcaattttttctttacccccaacggtcacaaacggtaacaaaacggctagtttttgccctataaatatgttcactcaaactcattttcaatcacaccaaattcattctttctctcaaaatattttatcctcggttttttcgaagatggagatgatgacatttataaggatatttttcataacgactatgatcatcatgctcacgagtcttttactcaccagcgattttccaacacatattttttctctatttgtatacgcacttgtaatttacgttcttccattattttgtattgtcatatttatggaaattaactaataaaatgcattgttattttctagtaccaccatgtcgaacttggcgaaactcgaattcattgcacttgatataaccggaaagaattatatgccatggaccctcgatgtagaaatgcatctcgagtcattgggtcttaacgaaactatcaaagaaaataacatatcatcctcacaagataaagcaaaagcgatgatatttttacgcagacatcttgatgaggggttgaaatgtgaatatttgaccgaaaaagacccaatgattttgtggaaagggttaaaagaacgttttgagcatatacgggaagttatacttccgaccgcacgagatgaatggaatactttaagattccaagattttaaaaaggtgagtgattataattctgcgatgtatcgaattgtctcacagctgaaatttttgtgggcataatattactgaaatggaaatgcttgaaaagacattttccacattccacgcatcaaatataactctacaacagcaatatagagtgcgtggattttcaagatactcagaactcatcacatgtttactcgtggcggaaaagaataatgaattgctcatgagaaatcatcagtccagacctactggttcaacggcatttcctgaagcaaatgtcgtaagtgaaaatgaaaaccaaaatcaaagatatagacaagattttggtcgaggtcgtggacgaggacgtgggcgtagaaatgatcgcggtcgtggtcgaggccgtggatttgaaaataaaagagatagttatttcaataactcatctcaaaggaacgtcacgaaccacccacaaaagaggcagcatgataatacgggtgaaaatgaaaatcatccaaaaagaactgagagtgtttgttatagatgtggcactccaggacattggtcaagaacttgtcgagcccctgagcatctgtgtaagctctataaagattcaataaaggggaaagaaaaagagaccaattttactgaaaacattgaccatgcaagtggttcaatgaatttagatgctgcctactttttgaat comes from the Henckelia pumila isolate YLH828 chromosome 1, ASM3356847v2, whole genome shotgun sequence genome and includes:
- the LOC140874715 gene encoding beta-carotene isomerase D27, chloroplastic isoform X2 — protein: MAVLSFQAIILPSVGHCCSRRNSHFNGVSMIRCGIAEASGEPAPMGQKTKYNDGVFEKVFMILFARKMSKFARGGSKETGWLDYDYDSFVEVSKRVMDGRSRHQQQQVVREVLLSMLPPGAPAQFRKLFPPTKWAAEFNAAITVPFFHWLVGPSEVVEVEVNGVKQKSGVHIKKCRYLENSGCVGMCINMCKIPTQDFFTNEFGLPLTMTPNFEDMSCEMVYGQVPPSFEEDPASKQPCLVDFCSLANPNSSFCHKLKA
- the LOC140892539 gene encoding protein CANDIDATE G-PROTEIN COUPLED RECEPTOR 7, producing MSLLLLILFSVASLTAAEIRHAEIRNDDRPIIAFDEFGFTHRGQLQLNITKLSLSGPTNPDTSFLSKLGFFLCTRDAWIHVLQQIEDSEITCALGSDSVKKVFTFDALPNPIPTEWHMLYPESDADQYTLVFANCLPQLKISMNVRSAMYNLEGGKSDRRDYLSAGKTVLPRVYFLFSMIYFVLSAYWISVLYKKRLTVFGIHFFMLSVVVLKALNLLCEAEDKSYIKRTGSAHGWDVLFYIFSFLKGITLFTLIVLIGTGWSFLKPYLQDKEKKVLMIVIPLQVVANIAQVVIDETGPFGQDWVTWKQVFLLVDVVCCCAVLFPIVWSIKNLREAARTDGKAAVNLMKLTLFRQYYIVVICYIYFTRVVVYALETITSYKYLWTSIVAGEVATLAFYMFTGYKFKPEAHNPYFVIDDEEEEAAAEQLKLDDEFEL
- the LOC140874715 gene encoding beta-carotene isomerase D27, chloroplastic isoform X1 is translated as MAVLSFQAIILPSVGHCCSRRNSHFNGVSMIRCGIAEASGEPAPMGQKTKYNDGVFEKVFMILFARKMSKFARGGSKETGWLDYDYDSFVEVSKRVMDGRSRHQQQQVVREVLLSMLPPGAPAQFRKLFPPTKWAAEFNAAITVPFFHWLVGPSEVVEVEVNGVKQKSGVHIKKCRYLENSGCVGMCINMCKIPTQDFFTNEFGLPLTMTPNFEDMSCEMVYGQVPPSFEEDPASKQPCLVDFCKFINYICFGFEVCSKFFSEIDSPGSLANPNSSFCHKLKA